Proteins from a genomic interval of Paenibacillus sp. RC334:
- a CDS encoding STM4012 family radical SAM protein yields MKAMNLNHSLLTGAGANPPAGLDTGSTSRSLWPENPVEWARTIREAPYRSYLYSYPHKTAYRPFDTPLSLQELWEKEELESYFLYMHIPFCAARCGFCNLFTLPDKRLDVHKEYVDALERQARQWAPIMGGRPFSRFAIGGGTPTLLEAPLVERLFDIAENLMGLDPEHASISVETSPDTVTEDRLEVLKRRRTDRVSMGIQSFVESESAAIYRPQKPKLVREALARLVEYDFPLLNVDLIYGLPGQTAETWLYSLEEALSYAPGEIFIYPLYIRENTILKPGYTGLDHDIRLSLYEVARERLKQAGYVQYSMRRFAKNDDAPGKELLPYSCQEEGMAGLGCGARSYTRNVHYASRYGVSAAATRGIIADYVAAERHDLADYGFILNVEESKRRFILKALLHREGLELSAYTARFDASLADDFAGMSLLLESGMAVVVDDTLRLTEEGMAYSDAIGDWMISTAVRERMEGYVGA; encoded by the coding sequence ATGAAAGCCATGAATCTGAATCACTCGCTTCTAACGGGAGCAGGAGCCAATCCCCCTGCGGGGCTGGACACAGGCTCAACATCAAGGTCTCTATGGCCTGAGAACCCTGTTGAATGGGCACGCACGATCCGTGAAGCTCCCTACCGCTCCTATTTGTACTCTTACCCGCATAAAACGGCCTATCGGCCTTTTGATACACCGCTCTCACTGCAAGAGTTGTGGGAGAAGGAGGAGCTGGAGAGCTATTTTTTGTATATGCATATTCCGTTTTGCGCGGCTCGTTGTGGATTCTGTAACCTGTTCACTTTGCCCGACAAGCGGCTGGATGTGCATAAGGAGTATGTGGATGCGCTTGAAAGACAAGCCCGACAATGGGCGCCAATCATGGGTGGTCGGCCGTTTTCACGCTTTGCCATCGGCGGCGGTACGCCAACCTTGCTGGAGGCTCCTTTGGTCGAACGATTGTTTGACATTGCGGAAAATCTGATGGGTTTAGACCCTGAACATGCTTCCATTTCGGTGGAAACGTCGCCGGATACGGTAACCGAAGATCGGCTGGAGGTGCTCAAGCGCCGCCGAACGGACCGTGTCAGCATGGGGATTCAGAGCTTTGTGGAGTCGGAGAGTGCGGCCATATACCGCCCTCAGAAGCCCAAGCTTGTGCGTGAAGCGCTTGCGCGGCTGGTGGAGTACGATTTTCCGCTGTTGAACGTAGATCTGATCTATGGTCTCCCCGGTCAAACGGCGGAAACGTGGCTGTATTCTCTGGAAGAGGCATTATCTTACGCACCGGGTGAAATTTTTATTTACCCATTATACATTCGGGAAAATACGATTTTAAAGCCGGGCTATACTGGGCTGGATCATGATATTCGTCTCAGCTTGTACGAAGTAGCACGTGAAAGACTCAAACAGGCGGGATATGTACAATATTCCATGCGCCGTTTTGCCAAAAATGATGATGCACCCGGCAAGGAGCTGCTGCCATACAGCTGTCAGGAGGAAGGCATGGCCGGTCTGGGCTGCGGTGCGCGCTCCTATACGCGTAATGTCCACTATGCCAGCCGATACGGTGTTAGTGCAGCCGCAACGCGCGGTATTATTGCTGATTATGTCGCCGCCGAGCGTCATGATCTGGCTGATTACGGCTTTATTTTAAATGTGGAGGAGAGCAAGCGGCGTTTTATTCTGAAGGCACTTCTCCATCGTGAAGGTCTGGAGCTATCTGCTTACACCGCGCGCTTCGATGCGTCTCTGGCGGATGATTTTGCAGGAATGTCCTTGTTATTGGAATCTGGTATGGCGGTGGTTGTAGACGACACACTGCGACTGACCGAGGAAGGAATGGCTTATTCCGATGCGATTGGCGACTGGATGATATCTACGGCAGTACGGGAGCGGATGGAAGGCTACGTAGGCGCATGA
- a CDS encoding efflux RND transporter periplasmic adaptor subunit, giving the protein MKILRVESTLAVLVLGGAVLAGCSSNSGAAQDMVVPVKISQAQQGIIGQGNIYTGTVTPSETVNIVPKVGGKVVELPVDIGSEVKKGQVLFKLDDKDMRNNVAKARAAAGAAAAGVSSAQASHESTMVQANSGVVQSKSGVIQSQSAINQAQGAINQATTAVEQATHGVSSAANTVKQTQQALADAQKNVTRTQSLFDAGASTQAQLEQAKTAVVNAEAAYNNAQNAQANAQDQLVAAQKALTTARNSYDSAKNSYSNANSGYSNAQNQLKVSQNTAVIESSQQSLKQAQLNVSIAQDALDDTVITSPINGIVGTKNAEVGEMVSAQAPALVIANLSTVNTLIYVPAEQINNVKAGDKVQVRVAASNIVTTGTVKNVSPLDASGKGYPVKISVANPDVKLKSGMLADISFVAANAQEGIVVPTAAIQKDQGKQYVYVVNGDHAKRKEVKTVQTTGSQTLVTSGLSNEENVIVNNLALLSDNSPITISQ; this is encoded by the coding sequence ATGAAAATATTGAGAGTAGAAAGTACATTAGCGGTCTTAGTGCTCGGCGGCGCAGTGCTGGCAGGCTGCTCCAGTAATAGTGGAGCGGCGCAGGATATGGTCGTTCCTGTCAAGATCAGCCAAGCGCAGCAGGGTATCATTGGGCAAGGGAACATTTATACAGGAACGGTAACTCCTTCGGAGACAGTGAATATCGTTCCAAAAGTGGGCGGTAAAGTAGTTGAACTGCCTGTGGATATTGGCTCAGAGGTCAAAAAAGGTCAAGTGCTGTTCAAGCTTGATGACAAGGACATGCGGAATAATGTAGCGAAGGCCCGCGCCGCAGCAGGTGCGGCAGCAGCAGGAGTGAGTTCTGCTCAGGCATCCCATGAATCGACGATGGTTCAAGCCAACTCGGGCGTAGTACAATCCAAAAGCGGCGTGATTCAGTCCCAAAGCGCAATCAATCAGGCGCAGGGAGCCATTAATCAGGCTACTACAGCCGTAGAACAGGCGACACACGGCGTCTCCTCGGCGGCCAATACGGTGAAGCAAACGCAGCAAGCGCTGGCGGATGCTCAGAAAAATGTAACGCGTACTCAAAGCCTGTTTGATGCGGGTGCGAGTACTCAAGCACAACTGGAACAAGCAAAAACAGCCGTTGTGAACGCAGAAGCGGCATACAACAATGCGCAGAACGCACAGGCTAATGCCCAGGACCAACTGGTGGCTGCTCAGAAGGCGCTCACTACGGCCCGTAACAGCTACGATTCAGCAAAAAACAGCTACAGTAATGCCAACAGCGGCTACAGCAATGCGCAAAATCAACTGAAGGTATCTCAAAATACAGCCGTTATCGAGTCCAGCCAACAGTCTCTCAAGCAGGCTCAGCTAAATGTGAGCATCGCTCAGGACGCACTCGACGATACAGTGATTACATCACCGATTAACGGTATTGTAGGTACGAAAAATGCAGAAGTAGGCGAAATGGTATCCGCTCAGGCTCCTGCGCTAGTCATTGCCAACCTGAGTACAGTTAATACACTGATCTATGTACCGGCTGAGCAGATCAACAATGTAAAAGCAGGCGACAAGGTACAGGTACGTGTAGCAGCTTCGAATATTGTGACAACAGGTACAGTTAAAAATGTAAGCCCGTTGGACGCAAGTGGAAAAGGATATCCTGTGAAAATTTCGGTGGCTAATCCGGACGTGAAACTGAAATCCGGTATGCTGGCTGATATCAGCTTTGTCGCTGCGAATGCACAAGAAGGTATTGTCGTTCCTACCGCAGCGATTCAAAAGGATCAAGGTAAGCAATATGTATACGTTGTGAATGGTGACCATGCGAAACGCAAGGAAGTGAAGACGGTTCAGACGACAGGCTCACAAACACTGGTTACCAGTGGCTTGAGCAACGAAGAGAATGTAATCGTAAATAATCTGGCGTTGCTGTCTGATAACTCACCGATCACCATTAGCCAATAA
- a CDS encoding flavodoxin has protein sequence MNLGKIMIAYASMTGNTEEIAELIAEGVRQAGHEAELKASYDCSAQELLGYDGFLLGVYTWGDGELPDEFLDFYEELDELDLSGKKTAVFGSGDTSYTLFCGAVDLVEEKVKERGATVIQESLKIEFNPLDDEKENCRAYGRQFAQAGIGVS, from the coding sequence ATGAACTTGGGTAAAATCATGATTGCTTATGCCAGTATGACTGGTAATACAGAGGAAATCGCAGAATTGATCGCCGAAGGCGTCCGCCAGGCAGGACATGAGGCGGAGTTGAAGGCTTCGTATGATTGCAGCGCGCAGGAACTGCTCGGTTATGACGGGTTCCTGTTGGGTGTATATACATGGGGAGATGGTGAGCTTCCTGATGAATTTTTAGATTTTTACGAGGAACTGGATGAGCTTGATCTATCCGGTAAAAAGACCGCTGTATTTGGCAGCGGAGATACATCCTATACACTATTCTGCGGCGCGGTTGACCTGGTAGAGGAAAAAGTCAAAGAACGTGGCGCAACTGTTATTCAGGAGAGCTTGAAGATCGAATTCAACCCACTGGACGATGAGAAGGAAAATTGCCGGGCTTACGGAAGACAATTTGCACAGGCTGGTATTGGGGTGTCCTGA
- a CDS encoding STM4014 family protein: MVGISDSNISEPFILFGNPGNRRTTGLQEARSRLKLPPAVEISYKNVLEAIREKQSLGELLARIAAQAAPDSVNASVYVQESIRQLQTGRADISPLLRLDAPGERFEVERELIALGAPDTEGDDSLLPWAELAHGPGILAAEARGLLEQHGRIWHPAQWFRGYCRLLAWLRQEAALLWPSSRWMNDPAEVAVMFDKRRCSAVLDKAGIRVPPVLAPPDGTFRDVADLHTAMKESGVHRLFVKIFCGSGASGVIAYQMHPRTRAELAVTTIGTEIVHGQRVYYNAGRLRRYTDKQDIHAILGWLCSEGVHVERWIPKASLNGRVYDVRQLVCESEACHAVLRLSRSPITNLHLRNERLLLEDAGLLQDTVESVRQIAEAAMSAFPASMVAGLDVLVPAHGGRPYVLDVNPFGDLLYRVKHQGWNPYEWEMLHLANGTATLERKGLL, from the coding sequence ATGGTTGGGATATCAGACAGCAATATCAGCGAGCCGTTTATTTTGTTCGGCAATCCGGGGAATCGGCGGACCACAGGACTACAGGAGGCGCGAAGCAGATTGAAGCTGCCGCCCGCTGTTGAGATTTCCTATAAAAATGTGCTGGAAGCCATCCGGGAGAAGCAAAGTCTGGGGGAGTTATTGGCCCGAATAGCTGCACAGGCTGCGCCAGACAGCGTAAATGCTAGTGTTTATGTGCAAGAGAGCATCCGTCAGTTACAGACGGGGCGGGCGGACATTAGTCCGCTGCTTCGTCTGGATGCACCGGGTGAACGCTTTGAGGTAGAACGTGAATTGATTGCTTTGGGAGCCCCGGATACGGAGGGAGACGATTCTTTGTTGCCGTGGGCGGAATTAGCACATGGCCCAGGTATATTGGCGGCAGAAGCGCGAGGCCTGCTGGAGCAGCACGGTCGTATTTGGCACCCGGCACAATGGTTCCGGGGCTATTGCCGTCTGCTGGCGTGGCTACGGCAAGAAGCAGCCCTGCTATGGCCCTCGTCGCGCTGGATGAATGATCCGGCGGAAGTGGCTGTGATGTTCGACAAACGGCGTTGCAGCGCCGTATTGGACAAGGCGGGCATAAGGGTTCCGCCTGTGCTTGCACCACCAGACGGTACCTTTCGTGATGTTGCTGATCTACACACAGCGATGAAGGAGAGCGGGGTTCACCGTCTGTTTGTGAAAATATTTTGCGGGTCCGGTGCTTCTGGTGTAATAGCCTATCAGATGCATCCGCGGACACGGGCAGAGCTGGCAGTAACCACCATTGGAACGGAAATCGTACACGGACAGCGTGTGTATTACAATGCCGGACGCTTGCGCCGTTATACGGACAAGCAGGACATTCATGCCATCCTGGGCTGGCTATGCTCGGAAGGGGTGCATGTGGAACGCTGGATACCTAAAGCGAGTCTGAACGGACGTGTTTACGATGTACGCCAGCTTGTTTGCGAATCAGAGGCTTGTCATGCCGTTTTACGTTTAAGCCGAAGCCCAATTACGAATCTGCATTTGCGCAATGAACGGCTGTTGCTGGAGGACGCCGGGTTGCTGCAGGATACGGTAGAATCGGTTCGGCAAATTGCGGAAGCCGCGATGAGCGCTTTTCCGGCCTCTATGGTTGCCGGGCTGGATGTGCTGGTTCCTGCACATGGTGGTCGTCCCTACGTGCTGGATGTAAATCCGTTCGGCGATCTGTTATACCGGGTGAAACATCAGGGGTGGAATCCATATGAATGGGAAATGCTGCATCTCGCCAATGGGACTGCAACTTTGGAAAGGAAAGGCTTATTATGA
- a CDS encoding DHA2 family efflux MFS transporter permease subunit, with the protein MAANETAAAPSTDSSKERWLAFFAIVLGAFVAILNNSLINVAIPRLTTDLGSTTTRIQWVITGYTLASGVIVPITGYMEQRIGYKKFLILALSVFSLGTGICIFAWSDSSLIAARVLAGLGGGVIMPLSMTIIYKIMPREQIGMSLGIWGIAAMAAPAVGPTLSGYLIEWFNWRFLFIVSVPVALFAILMVILLIKEPPKATPKPFDLPGFLLAATCAGTLLYALTNGQHDGWTSFKIISLLFVAFWALVFLIYVESGKDNAVIEISLFKNSKYTISVIASSLVMMGMYGGTFLTPLFLQNIQHVSPIDTGIILIPQAIAMAAMMPIAGRLFDKFGIVPLGLVGLTLTSFMTYHLHQLTPDTPHIWLETVMAFRGLGIGICMMPLSTVGMNAVHPSKVANASTASNLVRTVAASMAIAVLTAIMQSRSAAHAQQISETVTPDAAHALQATLGSSWVSSISGLITLDATSRGIADTFLISSIPLFCTIPLIFLFIQRKKAKTQPEAL; encoded by the coding sequence GTGGCTGCCAATGAAACTGCTGCTGCTCCTTCGACAGATTCTTCCAAAGAACGCTGGCTTGCTTTTTTTGCCATCGTTTTAGGCGCCTTTGTCGCCATTCTGAACAACAGTCTGATCAATGTCGCCATTCCTCGATTGACGACGGACTTAGGATCAACGACGACACGTATTCAGTGGGTTATTACAGGTTACACGCTTGCATCTGGTGTAATCGTCCCGATTACCGGATATATGGAGCAGCGCATTGGATACAAAAAGTTTTTAATACTTGCGCTCAGCGTGTTCTCGCTGGGAACGGGAATATGTATTTTTGCATGGAGTGATTCTTCCCTGATCGCAGCACGGGTACTGGCTGGACTGGGAGGCGGTGTCATTATGCCGCTGAGTATGACGATTATTTACAAAATCATGCCGCGTGAACAAATCGGTATGTCCCTCGGGATATGGGGGATCGCCGCAATGGCGGCTCCAGCCGTTGGACCTACACTGAGTGGGTACTTGATTGAATGGTTTAACTGGCGTTTCTTGTTTATTGTCAGTGTGCCGGTAGCTTTATTTGCAATTTTAATGGTTATTCTTCTGATCAAGGAACCGCCTAAAGCAACACCAAAGCCGTTTGATTTGCCAGGTTTTTTGCTGGCCGCAACTTGCGCAGGAACACTCTTGTACGCACTGACAAACGGTCAGCATGATGGCTGGACTTCTTTTAAAATTATATCTCTACTGTTCGTCGCCTTCTGGGCGCTTGTCTTTCTTATTTATGTGGAAAGCGGAAAAGACAATGCTGTAATTGAAATTTCATTATTTAAAAACTCAAAATATACGATTAGTGTCATTGCCTCCAGTCTGGTCATGATGGGGATGTATGGAGGAACGTTTTTGACACCGTTATTTTTGCAAAATATTCAGCATGTGTCACCGATTGATACCGGAATCATCCTCATTCCACAGGCGATTGCAATGGCGGCTATGATGCCGATTGCCGGGCGGTTATTTGATAAATTCGGCATTGTGCCCCTGGGACTTGTTGGCCTGACGCTGACCAGCTTCATGACATATCATTTGCATCAACTTACGCCAGACACACCGCATATTTGGCTGGAAACCGTAATGGCATTTCGGGGCCTGGGAATTGGTATTTGTATGATGCCATTGTCTACCGTTGGTATGAACGCTGTTCATCCGAGCAAGGTAGCGAATGCGTCTACAGCATCCAATCTGGTGCGTACCGTTGCAGCATCTATGGCCATAGCAGTGTTGACAGCGATTATGCAAAGCCGTTCGGCAGCTCATGCCCAACAAATTTCGGAGACTGTTACACCGGACGCGGCTCATGCGCTGCAAGCGACGTTGGGCAGCTCTTGGGTGTCATCTATAAGTGGTTTAATCACGCTGGATGCCACATCAAGAGGAATTGCGGATACCTTCCTCATTTCATCCATACCGCTGTTTTGCACGATTCCACTAATCTTTTTGTTTATTCAGAGGAAGAAAGCAAAGACACAGCCGGAAGCTTTATAA
- a CDS encoding YxcD family protein, protein MILSMDEIVNAICLHMAERKGVQPTDVTVELSWEEDTGYSAEVHVQGRSQYLVEANMIEAILRYLHSEYNIRAYREQVRLDLDEEITAIVQT, encoded by the coding sequence ATGATTTTAAGTATGGATGAAATTGTAAATGCCATCTGTCTGCATATGGCTGAACGCAAAGGCGTCCAGCCCACTGATGTGACTGTAGAATTAAGCTGGGAAGAGGATACAGGATATTCGGCAGAAGTCCATGTACAAGGCCGCAGCCAGTATCTGGTGGAAGCCAACATGATTGAGGCCATCCTGAGATACCTGCATTCCGAGTACAATATCCGTGCCTATCGCGAGCAGGTCAGACTGGATCTGGACGAAGAAATTACGGCCATTGTCCAGACTTGA
- a CDS encoding STM4013/SEN3800 family hydrolase gives MTDMNQIVGSHDIVMITLDTLRYDVAKLEEENCPNLCGSGPWEKRHTPGSFTYAAHHAFFGGFLPTPANTDKASHIRLFHTKDTGLRTHPHTWLFDAPDIVSGLACEGYRTICIGGVIFFTKKNKLAKVLPGYFQESYWRMTFGVTNPRSTEHQVNHALKLLEKADPAQRLFLFLNVSAIHGPNHYFLEGSAKDSVESQRAALRYVDGQLGRLFDALRNRGKTFCMAFSDHGTAYGEDGYEGHRLAHEVVWNVPYREFVL, from the coding sequence ATGACCGATATGAACCAGATTGTCGGTTCTCATGATATTGTCATGATTACGCTTGACACGCTGCGTTACGATGTAGCCAAGCTGGAGGAAGAAAACTGTCCGAACCTGTGTGGCTCCGGGCCGTGGGAAAAACGCCATACGCCGGGCAGCTTTACCTATGCTGCACATCATGCGTTTTTTGGCGGATTCTTGCCTACACCGGCTAATACGGATAAGGCTTCTCACATACGGCTGTTTCATACTAAAGATACGGGACTGCGTACACATCCGCATACGTGGCTGTTTGATGCACCGGATATTGTATCCGGGCTGGCGTGTGAAGGTTACCGGACTATTTGCATCGGCGGTGTTATTTTTTTCACGAAAAAAAACAAGCTTGCCAAGGTGCTGCCGGGGTATTTTCAGGAAAGCTACTGGCGTATGACCTTCGGCGTTACGAATCCCCGTTCAACCGAGCATCAGGTGAATCATGCCCTAAAGCTGCTGGAGAAGGCAGACCCGGCGCAGCGGCTGTTTTTGTTCCTGAATGTGTCAGCTATTCATGGCCCTAATCACTATTTTCTGGAGGGCTCAGCCAAGGATTCGGTGGAGTCCCAACGTGCAGCCTTGCGTTATGTGGATGGGCAGCTTGGGCGTTTGTTCGACGCTTTACGAAACCGGGGGAAGACATTTTGCATGGCCTTTTCCGATCATGGTACGGCTTATGGGGAAGATGGCTACGAAGGGCATCGCCTAGCTCATGAGGTAGTATGGAATGTGCCTTACCGCGAATTTGTGTTGTAG
- a CDS encoding HlyD family efflux transporter periplasmic adaptor subunit, which yields MSKKTVLPILIILLILSGGTIGYYYWYQATHFVKSDDARIQADQYKVMPQISGEITHIDVEEGDVLQRNEPIAEQDVSGLDSSMISKSVLRAPINGTVIKIYSKEHEIGSPGSAVATMVDMNSLYVSTNIEETDIDRIKPGQLVDITLDAAGDKTIQGKVRKVGEASNAVFSLIPAVNTSGNFNKVTQRVPVEIAVNKPKDMKLIPGTNVEVKIHTP from the coding sequence GTGAGTAAGAAAACCGTACTGCCAATTCTCATCATACTGCTCATTCTGAGCGGCGGAACCATTGGCTACTATTATTGGTATCAGGCAACACACTTTGTTAAGAGTGACGATGCGCGTATTCAAGCGGATCAATATAAGGTAATGCCGCAAATTTCCGGAGAGATTACACACATTGATGTGGAGGAAGGCGATGTTCTTCAGCGCAATGAACCGATTGCAGAGCAGGATGTATCGGGGCTGGATTCCAGCATGATCAGCAAGTCCGTACTGCGTGCGCCGATCAATGGTACCGTTATTAAGATTTATTCGAAAGAGCATGAAATCGGTTCTCCGGGCAGTGCTGTTGCGACCATGGTTGATATGAACAGTCTGTATGTCTCCACGAATATTGAAGAAACCGATATTGACCGCATTAAACCGGGACAGCTTGTTGACATTACGCTTGATGCAGCAGGTGACAAGACGATTCAAGGCAAAGTTCGCAAAGTGGGCGAAGCCTCAAATGCGGTGTTCTCGCTCATTCCTGCGGTAAACACAAGCGGTAACTTTAACAAGGTGACCCAGCGTGTGCCTGTAGAAATAGCTGTTAACAAGCCGAAGGATATGAAGCTCATTCCAGGAACGAACGTGGAAGTTAAAATCCATACACCTTAA
- a CDS encoding PadR family transcriptional regulator, which translates to MNLLSYGLLGLLAREESSGYDLMLRIQPFWQAKHSQIYPLLARMESKELLASRWIQQSDKPDKKMYTITDKGIHMLQQWSQESLAAPVTRDELSLRLFCLWLTDKSSANRMLEERKRHFIQRIRHLEDILNDIPDEDLHFGSKNFGDYILVQKGLMNAKAGLEWCQMVLRMLLAGDVRADTNPFSLKP; encoded by the coding sequence CTATGATCTGATGCTGCGTATCCAGCCTTTTTGGCAGGCCAAGCACAGCCAGATCTATCCACTGCTAGCGCGTATGGAAAGCAAGGAATTGCTTGCTTCCCGCTGGATTCAGCAGTCCGACAAACCTGATAAAAAAATGTATACCATTACAGACAAGGGAATTCATATGCTTCAGCAATGGTCCCAGGAATCACTGGCCGCTCCGGTCACACGGGACGAATTAAGCCTGCGGCTGTTCTGTCTCTGGCTGACGGACAAAAGCAGTGCCAACCGTATGCTGGAGGAACGCAAGCGTCATTTTATTCAGCGAATACGGCACCTTGAGGATATTCTGAACGACATTCCTGACGAGGATCTGCATTTTGGCAGCAAAAACTTCGGTGATTACATTCTCGTGCAAAAAGGGCTTATGAATGCCAAAGCGGGTCTGGAGTGGTGCCAAATGGTACTGCGTATGCTGCTCGCCGGAGATGTAAGAGCGGACACTAATCCATTTTCACTTAAACCGTAA
- a CDS encoding STM4015 family protein, whose amino-acid sequence MEVKLVVDYEAYEKGQTMANSIEELAVKPESAEITDLIIGDWGGAYEQSPEDFIPVLVKHKDQFPKLRKLFIGDMEYDECEVSWINQTNLSPLLEAFPALESFYVKGSQDLSLEPLRHKNLQELVIICGGLPASVLQEIRNAELPELRKLELYLGVDQYGFDGGLKDVLPFLNDNLFPKLTYLGLKDSEIQDEIAIAAANAPVIGQLEVLDLSQGTLSDKGAEALLASESIKGLKHLDLSYHYMSDEMVKRWKNFGLSVNVEDQQQADEEDDWRYPSLTE is encoded by the coding sequence ATGGAAGTAAAGCTGGTTGTGGATTATGAAGCTTATGAGAAGGGTCAAACGATGGCTAATTCTATTGAAGAACTGGCAGTCAAGCCAGAGAGCGCAGAAATAACGGATTTGATTATTGGAGACTGGGGCGGAGCCTATGAACAATCGCCGGAGGATTTTATACCGGTGCTGGTGAAGCACAAAGATCAATTTCCGAAGCTGCGTAAGCTGTTTATCGGGGATATGGAATATGATGAGTGTGAGGTTTCGTGGATTAACCAGACGAATCTGTCTCCGCTGTTGGAGGCGTTTCCAGCTTTGGAATCCTTTTATGTCAAAGGAAGTCAGGACCTGAGCCTGGAGCCGTTACGGCATAAAAACCTTCAGGAATTGGTTATTATTTGCGGGGGTTTGCCTGCGAGTGTCCTTCAGGAAATTCGTAATGCCGAGCTGCCTGAGCTGCGCAAGCTGGAGTTGTATTTGGGCGTGGATCAATACGGCTTTGATGGTGGCCTAAAGGATGTATTACCGTTCCTGAACGACAATCTTTTTCCAAAGCTGACCTATTTGGGGCTGAAGGATAGTGAAATACAGGATGAAATCGCGATTGCTGCGGCAAACGCACCTGTGATTGGACAACTGGAGGTACTGGATCTGTCTCAAGGCACGTTGTCCGATAAAGGGGCTGAGGCACTGCTCGCTAGTGAAAGTATCAAAGGGCTGAAGCATCTGGATTTGAGCTATCATTATATGTCGGATGAAATGGTAAAACGTTGGAAAAACTTCGGACTGTCTGTGAATGTAGAAGATCAGCAGCAAGCGGACGAGGAAGATGATTGGCGTTATCCATCGTTGACCGAGTAA
- a CDS encoding STM4011 family radical SAM protein, with protein sequence MRATLYYRGSLTSCNYACPYCPFSKNVDSRETLNKDRAQLDRFADWVREQGTLGHRLSIFFNPYGEALIHSWYRKAMIEFSHMTHVDKVAVQTNLSTKLDWARELNPRTAALWATYHPGETKEPAFISQGMKLYELGISYSVGTVGLRQAFPAIHSLRSQLPKDVYLWVNAYKDRPHYYTDAEIDELTAIDPYFQWNLQDYSSQGRACRAGEDVFYVQGDGRVKHCYQDRRVLGHLYRDGLEGLSAKRPCRMKECGCYIGYIHMEEQPFREMYGSGLLERAPQVTVSSVPHI encoded by the coding sequence ATGAGAGCAACCCTATATTATCGTGGCTCGTTGACTTCGTGCAACTATGCTTGCCCTTACTGCCCGTTCAGCAAAAACGTGGATAGCCGTGAAACATTGAACAAGGATCGGGCGCAGCTGGATCGTTTTGCTGATTGGGTACGGGAACAGGGAACTTTGGGGCATCGACTATCCATATTTTTTAATCCGTATGGAGAAGCTCTCATTCATTCCTGGTACCGCAAGGCCATGATTGAGTTTTCCCATATGACGCATGTGGATAAAGTGGCTGTACAGACGAATCTGTCCACTAAGCTGGATTGGGCCAGGGAACTGAACCCGAGGACGGCTGCGCTGTGGGCGACGTATCATCCGGGAGAGACGAAGGAGCCGGCTTTTATATCTCAAGGTATGAAGCTATATGAACTTGGTATTTCCTACAGTGTCGGCACCGTGGGACTGAGACAGGCTTTTCCCGCTATTCATTCCTTGCGATCACAGCTTCCGAAGGATGTTTATTTGTGGGTCAACGCTTACAAGGATCGACCACATTATTATACCGATGCCGAGATTGATGAATTAACGGCTATAGATCCCTATTTCCAATGGAATTTGCAGGATTACAGCAGTCAGGGGCGGGCGTGTCGTGCTGGGGAGGATGTATTTTACGTACAGGGTGACGGACGTGTAAAACATTGCTACCAGGATCGGCGAGTGCTTGGTCACTTGTACAGAGATGGCCTTGAAGGACTAAGTGCCAAGCGTCCGTGCCGTATGAAGGAATGCGGCTGTTATATCGGGTACATTCATATGGAGGAGCAACCGTTTCGGGAAATGTACGGCAGTGGTCTGCTCGAAAGGGCGCCCCAGGTTACGGTATCGTCAGTTCCACACATTTAG